A window of the Candidatus Saganbacteria bacterium genome harbors these coding sequences:
- the pstB gene encoding phosphate ABC transporter ATP-binding protein, with translation MVKLQASNLNVWYGGFHAVKELNLEVHENEILGIIGPSNSGKTSFLKTLNRLNELYPTSKTSGDVILDNESIFKVNIQQLRKRVGIVFALPLPLPLSIFDNIAYGPRLHGVKNMKQLSEIVEKSLTASALWDEVKDRLKANAFKLSGGQQQRLCIARTLAVEPEVVLYDEPCSGLDPISTLKVEEAMQELKKSYTQILVTNNVKQSARVSDRTAFFLMGEMVEIGATAQMFTSPKDKRTDDYISGRFG, from the coding sequence ATGGTAAAACTTCAAGCTTCAAATCTAAATGTTTGGTATGGAGGGTTCCACGCCGTCAAGGAATTGAACCTCGAAGTCCATGAAAATGAGATCCTCGGGATCATAGGCCCGTCGAATAGCGGGAAGACATCTTTTTTAAAAACCCTTAATCGATTGAATGAGCTATATCCGACCTCGAAAACTTCGGGAGATGTTATTTTGGACAATGAGAGCATTTTTAAGGTGAACATCCAACAATTGAGGAAGAGAGTGGGCATAGTTTTTGCCCTTCCGCTTCCTCTTCCGCTTTCGATATTCGACAACATAGCATACGGACCAAGACTCCACGGCGTAAAAAATATGAAACAGCTCTCGGAAATAGTCGAAAAATCACTAACCGCTTCCGCCTTGTGGGACGAAGTAAAAGACAGGCTGAAGGCCAACGCTTTCAAGCTATCCGGCGGCCAGCAGCAGAGGCTTTGTATAGCAAGGACCTTGGCTGTTGAACCAGAAGTTGTATTATACGACGAGCCTTGCTCGGGACTAGATCCTATTTCAACGCTAAAAGTCGAAGAAGCGATGCAGGAGCTTAAAAAGAGCTACACTCAAATTCTTGTGACAAACAATGTCAAACAATCCGCCCGCGTATCCGACAGGACAGCTTTCTTTTTGATGGGTGAGATGGTGGAGATAGGCGCTACGGCCCAAATGTTCACATCGCCAAAGGACAAGAGAACGGACGATTATATATCGGGGAGATTTGGATAA
- a CDS encoding prepilin-type N-terminal cleavage/methylation domain-containing protein — protein sequence MKNNKKGRACRQAGFTLIEILVVLGIIGLLIAFLVPNILGAQDKSKETAVKAVIHSVQLAVEAYNMENLTYPVGKNITVYSLCTNYLIGGNFISKVPTNPYTGQEYKDSDTAGKIIYNYNEIDNNYTLTGYKRNGFSKILELTNM from the coding sequence ATGAAAAATAATAAAAAAGGCCGTGCCTGCCGGCAGGCAGGTTTCACTTTGATCGAGATATTAGTCGTGTTGGGGATCATAGGTTTGCTGATAGCATTTCTTGTCCCAAATATATTGGGGGCGCAGGATAAATCAAAAGAAACGGCGGTCAAGGCCGTTATCCACTCGGTTCAATTAGCTGTTGAAGCATATAATATGGAAAACCTTACATATCCGGTGGGCAAAAATATCACGGTATACAGCTTATGCACAAATTATCTAATAGGCGGGAATTTTATATCAAAAGTGCCGACAAATCCGTACACGGGGCAAGAATATAAGGATTCGGACACTGCGGGCAAAATAATTTATAATTATAACGAGATCGACAATAATTATACTTTAACGGGATACAAACGGAATGGATTTTCGAAGATATTAGAACTCACAAATATGTAG
- the pstA gene encoding phosphate ABC transporter permease PstA, giving the protein MMGVKKIEKIAFSILFVSTIFVITPVMLIAAVILFRGVPAVSLEFLFSMPSNGMRAGGIFPAIVGTIYLTLGTALFSIPLGILAAVYLNEYAQKNWLTRVIEIAIINLAGVPSIVYGLFGLGLFVTFLGFGASILAGSMTLAIMTLPVIITATRESLSTIPNSFREVSFSLGASRWQTVRYVVLPNAIPGILTGTILGLSRAAGETAPILFTVAAFYLPRLPQSMYDQAMVLPYHIYILSTQVPNVSPKIQYGTVLTLVSIVFILNITASVIRSRFRKRKTW; this is encoded by the coding sequence ATGATGGGCGTAAAAAAGATAGAAAAAATAGCGTTCTCAATATTATTTGTATCGACCATTTTTGTCATAACGCCGGTCATGCTTATTGCGGCCGTAATATTATTCAGGGGTGTTCCTGCTGTAAGCTTGGAATTCCTTTTCTCAATGCCAAGCAATGGCATGCGAGCCGGCGGCATATTTCCTGCTATTGTGGGTACGATATATCTCACGCTTGGCACCGCATTATTCTCCATACCTCTTGGGATTTTAGCAGCGGTTTATTTAAACGAGTACGCGCAGAAAAATTGGCTGACCCGCGTTATTGAGATAGCGATCATTAATCTCGCGGGGGTCCCGTCGATCGTCTACGGACTATTCGGCTTGGGGCTTTTTGTGACATTCCTTGGATTTGGAGCGTCGATACTTGCGGGATCCATGACTCTTGCGATCATGACGCTCCCTGTTATTATTACCGCAACCCGCGAATCGTTGAGCACGATCCCAAATTCGTTCCGAGAAGTTAGTTTTTCACTTGGGGCATCTCGTTGGCAGACTGTTAGATATGTGGTGCTGCCAAACGCAATTCCAGGCATTTTAACGGGGACGATCTTGGGTCTTTCTCGCGCCGCCGGGGAAACCGCCCCGATCCTATTCACGGTTGCGGCATTTTATCTTCCGCGCCTTCCCCAGTCGATGTATGACCAAGCAATGGTATTACCGTATCATATTTATATTCTTTCGACCCAAGTGCCAAATGTCAGCCCAAAGATCCAGTATGGAACGGTACTGACGTTGGTATCGATCGTGTTTATCCTTAATATAACAGCGTCCGTAATCAGGTCGCGATTCAGGAAGCGCAAAACATGGTAA
- a CDS encoding ABC transporter permease, with product MIKYIIKRLFQLIPLLIGISFVSFFVMHLAPGDPTSLFVDPNINPQELARIRANFGLDQPIHVQYMKWLWNALHLNFGTSYLTGQPVINEIAERLPNTLILMSLSFLLTLLITIPIGVISAVKKGSAFDNFFTIFSFAGMAIPSFWLGLVLMLIFSVKLHILPAVGNIVLPLITMTIGSLAGLTRYQRASMLEVLNQDFVRTARAKGLPERVVIFKHALRNALIPIVTILGLSLPDLFSGAFIIETIFAWPGMGRLGVAAIFSRNYPLIMGIVMFSALLIVLGNLLADVGYALVDPRIRYDKNDK from the coding sequence ATGATAAAATATATTATTAAACGATTATTTCAGCTTATCCCTTTATTGATCGGCATATCTTTTGTTTCTTTCTTCGTAATGCATTTAGCTCCCGGAGACCCGACATCGCTTTTTGTCGATCCAAATATTAATCCTCAAGAGCTTGCAAGGATCAGGGCGAATTTCGGATTGGACCAGCCGATCCATGTCCAATATATGAAATGGCTTTGGAATGCTCTTCATTTGAACTTCGGGACAAGCTACCTGACCGGCCAACCGGTAATTAACGAGATAGCGGAACGATTGCCGAACACTTTAATATTGATGAGCTTGTCGTTTTTATTGACATTATTGATCACGATCCCGATCGGCGTGATCTCCGCCGTAAAAAAAGGATCCGCATTCGATAATTTTTTCACAATATTTTCATTCGCCGGGATGGCGATACCGTCTTTCTGGCTTGGGCTCGTTCTAATGCTTATTTTCTCGGTAAAACTGCACATTCTTCCCGCGGTCGGGAATATTGTTCTCCCGTTAATAACTATGACGATAGGAAGCCTTGCAGGCCTAACCAGATATCAAAGGGCTTCAATGCTTGAAGTCCTGAACCAGGATTTTGTGAGAACCGCGCGCGCGAAAGGGCTGCCCGAAAGAGTCGTAATTTTCAAACATGCGCTTCGCAATGCGTTAATACCTATTGTAACTATCTTGGGATTATCGCTGCCCGATCTTTTTTCGGGTGCATTTATTATAGAAACAATTTTCGCGTGGCCCGGCATGGGAAGGCTAGGCGTTGCGGCGATATTTTCGAGAAATTATCCTCTAATAATGGGGATAGTTATGTTTTCGGCTCTACTTATAGTGCTAGGAAATCTTTTGGCGGATGTTGGGTATGCATTAGTTGATCCGAGGATAAGATATGATAAAAATGACAAATGA
- the phoU gene encoding phosphate signaling complex protein PhoU, with protein MDRIRETFERELKEVEDMVMAMGLTVMEMLKKSMIAYKKEDNKLVDDVIKMDDIVDKYNIDIERRCLELIATQQPMARDLRFIASTMRIISDIERMGDYTVDVVKFARRLFGFPKVSAQATVHHMAELTGMMLQEALDAISRKDLNLIAKMIEDDDKVDSALKKVFDEVLSDIEKDPKTARGGIYLILMARYIERIADHITNVGERTHYMETGEMKELHIS; from the coding sequence ATGGACAGGATAAGGGAAACATTCGAAAGAGAATTAAAAGAAGTCGAAGATATGGTGATGGCTATGGGGCTAACCGTCATGGAAATGCTCAAAAAATCCATGATAGCCTATAAGAAAGAAGATAATAAACTTGTTGACGATGTTATAAAAATGGACGACATCGTTGATAAGTATAATATCGATATTGAGCGCAGGTGCCTTGAGCTTATCGCGACGCAGCAGCCAATGGCTCGCGACTTGAGATTTATAGCGTCTACTATGAGGATAATATCCGATATCGAGAGAATGGGGGATTATACGGTCGACGTCGTAAAATTTGCGCGCAGGCTTTTTGGGTTTCCAAAAGTCTCGGCTCAAGCAACCGTCCACCATATGGCCGAGCTTACAGGCATGATGCTGCAGGAAGCGCTGGACGCGATATCCCGCAAGGACTTGAACCTTATAGCCAAGATGATAGAAGACGACGACAAAGTCGATTCGGCGCTCAAAAAAGTATTCGATGAAGTTCTTTCTGATATAGAAAAAGATCCCAAAACGGCTCGGGGCGGGATATATCTGATCCTTATGGCAAGGTATATCGAGCGAATAGCGGACCACATAACCAATGTCGGCGAAAGGACGCATTACATGGAAACCGGCGAAATGAAGGAACTGCACATTTCATAA
- a CDS encoding TatD family hydrolase, producing MFIDTHAHLTMPEYSDLSEVIDRAKAAKVEAIINASFDIDSSNASMTLANNYDLIYAAVGIHPNDAQLVNDEAIKHISSLASNKKVVAIGETGLDYYHTIVEKEVQQKAFRIFLNLAQKLDLPVIVHCRQADNDVIRIMREENKGKLQAVFHCFAGDPNLRVFAEEMGFMVSFTGNITFKKAGLLREQAKIVPMNKLMIETDSPYLAPDPLRGSRNEPANVAIIAKKIAAIKGLSVEDVAIETTKNAREFFRI from the coding sequence ATGTTCATAGATACCCATGCTCACCTGACGATGCCGGAATACTCGGATCTATCCGAAGTTATCGACCGCGCAAAAGCCGCGAAGGTCGAAGCGATAATCAATGCTTCTTTCGATATTGATTCATCTAACGCAAGCATGACCCTGGCCAATAATTATGACCTCATTTATGCGGCGGTAGGCATCCATCCAAACGACGCCCAGCTTGTGAACGACGAAGCGATCAAACACATAAGCTCTTTAGCTTCAAATAAGAAAGTCGTGGCTATCGGTGAAACCGGTTTGGATTATTATCATACGATCGTTGAAAAAGAAGTTCAGCAGAAAGCATTTAGAATATTTTTAAACCTTGCCCAAAAATTGGATCTTCCAGTAATTGTTCATTGCAGGCAGGCCGATAACGATGTTATCCGGATAATGCGCGAAGAAAATAAGGGGAAGCTTCAGGCAGTCTTCCATTGTTTCGCAGGCGACCCTAATTTGCGCGTTTTTGCCGAAGAGATGGGGTTCATGGTCTCATTTACGGGAAATATCACTTTTAAGAAAGCCGGCCTTTTAAGGGAACAGGCAAAGATCGTTCCTATGAATAAACTAATGATCGAAACCGATAGCCCGTATTTAGCGCCCGATCCATTGCGCGGGAGCCGAAACGAACCGGCTAATGTAGCTATTATCGCAAAAAAAATAGCGGCTATAAAAGGCCTTTCGGTCGAAGATGTCGCGATCGAGACCACAAAAAACGCAAGGGAATTCTTTAGAATATGA
- a CDS encoding type II secretion system F family protein, giving the protein MKSSDLLKQLSKLIKSGMPLNKALKILAVQTDKISSQKILKTSSMLEKGTSFSEAMLYSKLISKEVKCALKIAEENSFLDEAMLKASLLQEKKEKILNDFIKAISYPSIVFCVSIVCILFLIIFVMPAYSKIFNDFGCALPLVTQIVVSIPKYNYLIWPIGAILALLIFRSVRDPDLRLRLPYFGKIYSMSILSDLCYSLSYQLKSGVPFTQALRDLSDGIESKTIRASILKIITDIECGKSISSSFSEHKIFSGTLSQFLSVGEESGDVAQMIYEAGEQFSSMTEEKLKMLSIYVEPAATLFVGGIVGFVALAMLLPLFSIVNSLL; this is encoded by the coding sequence ATGAAATCCTCCGATCTTTTAAAGCAATTATCAAAACTTATAAAGTCCGGGATGCCGCTCAATAAGGCTTTAAAGATCTTAGCGGTGCAAACCGATAAAATATCATCTCAAAAGATCTTAAAAACCTCCTCAATGCTTGAGAAAGGGACAAGTTTTTCCGAAGCGATGCTTTATTCAAAGCTGATCTCAAAAGAGGTCAAGTGCGCGCTGAAAATTGCCGAAGAGAATTCGTTTTTGGATGAGGCAATGCTCAAAGCCTCGCTCCTGCAAGAGAAAAAAGAGAAGATATTGAACGATTTCATCAAAGCCATAAGTTATCCTTCGATCGTATTTTGTGTTTCGATCGTATGCATATTATTTTTGATCATTTTTGTAATGCCCGCTTATTCCAAAATATTCAATGATTTCGGTTGTGCGTTGCCGCTTGTAACCCAGATCGTAGTTTCTATCCCAAAATACAATTATCTGATCTGGCCGATAGGCGCAATATTGGCTTTATTGATCTTTCGATCAGTTAGAGATCCCGATCTTAGACTTAGACTGCCGTATTTCGGCAAGATCTATTCGATGTCCATTTTGTCCGATCTCTGTTATTCTTTAAGCTACCAGTTGAAGAGCGGGGTTCCTTTTACACAAGCTTTACGGGACCTGTCGGATGGGATAGAAAGCAAAACGATTCGCGCTTCCATTTTAAAAATTATTACCGATATCGAATGCGGAAAAAGCATATCATCTTCGTTTTCGGAACATAAAATATTCAGCGGGACTTTGTCGCAATTTTTATCCGTAGGCGAGGAGTCGGGAGACGTAGCACAAATGATATATGAGGCAGGCGAACAATTTTCAAGTATGACGGAAGAAAAATTGAAAATGCTTTCCATATATGTCGAGCCTGCCGCGACGCTTTTTGTGGGAGGAATAGTTGGATTTGTGGCTTTAGCCATGCTATTGCCTTTATTTTCTATAGTAAATTCGCTATTATAA
- a CDS encoding DUF1016 domain-containing protein → MKISNNEYSEFLIEIKSRIVSARIKAVRSVNHELMSLYWDIGKSIVERQEKFGWGKGVVEQLSYDLIRESENYKGYSRENLWRMRMFYLKYKENTKLAQLVPELPWGHNILIMQKAKSEKEREFYIKASIKFGWSRNVLLNQIKADTYALNLKKKTHNFSQALPAHLSEQADEAIKSVYNLDFLGIAKPVLERELEKRLVEKIKQFVLELGFGFSFIGNQYRLTLGDNEFFVDLLFYNREIKCLVALELKTGKFEPEYAGKMDFYLHLLDEKVKLKDENPSIGIILCADKDHVVVEYALRGVKKPVGVAEYYLTKKLPKALKGKLPDAESLKLPIQQEFQSKKAKA, encoded by the coding sequence ATGAAGATATCAAATAATGAATATAGTGAATTTTTAATAGAAATCAAGTCGCGCATCGTTTCGGCTCGGATTAAGGCTGTCCGCTCGGTTAACCATGAGCTTATGAGCCTTTATTGGGATATTGGGAAAAGCATTGTTGAGAGGCAGGAAAAATTCGGATGGGGGAAGGGGGTTGTCGAACAATTATCTTATGACCTAATCCGTGAATCTGAAAATTACAAAGGGTATTCCCGAGAGAATCTCTGGCGCATGAGAATGTTTTACCTTAAATACAAAGAGAATACAAAACTGGCACAGCTTGTGCCAGAATTACCCTGGGGACATAATATTCTCATCATGCAGAAGGCCAAAAGCGAAAAAGAGCGTGAATTCTATATAAAAGCCAGCATCAAATTTGGCTGGTCAAGAAATGTTCTACTCAATCAGATCAAAGCGGACACTTATGCGTTAAACCTTAAAAAGAAAACCCACAACTTTTCTCAAGCCTTACCCGCACATCTTAGCGAGCAAGCTGATGAGGCGATAAAAAGTGTTTATAATCTTGATTTTCTAGGCATTGCCAAACCGGTTTTGGAGCGAGAGCTGGAAAAGCGCCTTGTTGAAAAAATTAAGCAGTTTGTATTGGAACTTGGATTTGGCTTTTCGTTTATTGGCAATCAATATCGTTTAACTTTGGGCGATAATGAATTCTTTGTTGATCTTTTGTTTTACAACCGAGAAATCAAATGTCTTGTGGCGCTTGAACTCAAAACTGGTAAGTTTGAACCGGAATACGCCGGCAAAATGGACTTTTATTTACATCTTTTAGACGAAAAGGTAAAGTTGAAAGATGAGAATCCCTCTATTGGCATCATTTTATGCGCTGATAAGGACCACGTTGTAGTGGAATATGCTCTACGCGGCGTCAAGAAACCGGTCGGAGTGGCTGAATACTATCTGACCAAAAAACTGCCTAAGGCATTAAAAGGGAAATTGCCGGACGCGGAATCTTTAAAGCTGCCGATACAGCAGGAATTTCAGTCTAAAAAGGCAAAGGCCTGA
- a CDS encoding peptide-binding protein, producing MKRVIILLSLLLLLPAHPSLSLPIPAVDPNGKLIFSLGGEVSVLNPILSTDSASSSVEDVIFSGLTRINEKLEVIPDMAESWSTSKDGKVWTIKLKKNIKWHDGKEFSADDVKFTFDSILNPKVNSIRRSDYIIDGQQIKFVIINKYTVQAILPKPFAPFLSRLGIGIIPKHLLQNKDINTAAFNRHPIGTGPFKFSEWKTGDFVKVVRNDKFFRGRPLLSSIIFRIIPDENATLAALEAGEIDSAGIPPKDYTRMKSVKGINVFEYDTLLYTYLGLNNDSPIFSNKKVRQAMAYAVNKKQLISLALKKQGTPAYAPASPVSWSYSDDVFKYEYDPAKSKAMLDSLGYKNDPRFEFTCIINQGNKEREKAAVILQQQFKKIGIKMDIKILEWAALLRIVNSPKQHKDFDAVIIGWSLGLDPDSHSIWHSTQYPKGFNFIKYVNPKVDRLLEQGRVEMNKNKRKKIYGELNKLISEDQPYIFLWFPHSVIGVRDRVGGLSKPGPAGIFLNIEKVFIKK from the coding sequence GTGAAAAGAGTGATAATATTACTATCTTTGCTCCTGCTCCTCCCTGCTCATCCCTCTCTATCCCTCCCAATCCCTGCAGTCGATCCAAATGGCAAGTTAATCTTTTCCCTCGGTGGCGAGGTTTCTGTCCTAAATCCGATTCTATCGACCGATAGTGCTTCTTCATCAGTTGAAGATGTCATATTCTCCGGACTCACGCGAATAAATGAAAAGCTAGAAGTCATCCCCGACATGGCTGAATCATGGTCAACATCAAAAGACGGTAAAGTCTGGACAATTAAACTTAAAAAAAATATAAAGTGGCATGATGGGAAAGAATTTTCAGCCGATGATGTCAAATTTACTTTTGATTCGATCCTAAATCCCAAAGTTAACTCAATTAGACGATCCGATTATATAATAGACGGCCAGCAGATCAAATTCGTCATCATAAATAAATACACCGTGCAAGCAATCCTCCCAAAACCGTTCGCGCCGTTTTTATCCAGGCTCGGGATTGGGATCATTCCAAAGCACCTGCTCCAAAATAAAGATATAAATACCGCCGCTTTTAACAGGCATCCTATAGGTACCGGCCCATTCAAATTTTCCGAATGGAAAACAGGGGATTTTGTAAAAGTTGTCAGAAATGATAAGTTCTTTCGGGGGAGGCCTCTTCTTTCATCGATCATATTTAGGATCATTCCCGACGAGAACGCCACCTTGGCAGCCCTCGAAGCAGGCGAGATCGATTCCGCAGGGATCCCCCCAAAAGATTATACAAGAATGAAGTCAGTCAAAGGCATTAACGTATTCGAATACGATACGCTTCTATATACATATCTTGGACTGAACAATGACAGTCCGATATTTTCAAATAAAAAGGTCCGGCAAGCGATGGCTTATGCCGTCAACAAAAAGCAGCTGATATCTTTGGCGTTAAAAAAGCAGGGAACTCCGGCTTATGCCCCAGCTTCACCCGTTTCATGGTCATATTCGGATGATGTTTTTAAGTACGAATACGATCCCGCTAAATCCAAGGCAATGCTTGATAGCCTTGGATACAAAAATGATCCAAGATTTGAGTTTACCTGCATAATTAACCAAGGAAATAAAGAAAGAGAAAAGGCCGCGGTCATATTACAGCAGCAATTCAAAAAAATCGGGATCAAAATGGACATCAAGATATTGGAATGGGCGGCATTGCTTCGAATTGTAAACAGTCCCAAACAGCATAAAGATTTTGATGCCGTAATAATTGGCTGGTCGCTGGGGCTTGACCCGGATAGCCATTCAATTTGGCATTCGACCCAGTATCCAAAAGGCTTTAATTTTATAAAATATGTGAACCCTAAAGTTGATAGGCTTTTGGAGCAGGGGCGAGTTGAGATGAACAAAAATAAACGCAAGAAAATATATGGCGAATTGAATAAATTGATTTCCGAGGACCAGCCGTATATCTTTTTATGGTTTCCTCATAGCGTAATAGGCGTTAGGGACAGAGTCGGCGGATTGTCAAAACCGGGACCGGCGGGAATATTTCTAAATATCGAAAAGGTCTTTATAAAAAAATGA
- the metG gene encoding methionine--tRNA ligase, whose protein sequence is MKPKFYLTTPLYYVNDVPHIGHAYTTIAADVLARYKRTKGFEVFFLTGTDEHGQKVFRTAEKEGRNPHEFVDEIVVRFKNAWDKLNISYSDFIRTTDIDHTYVVQAVFEKLLAKGLIYKGEYQGLYCVHDEAYWSENQMPQDLEGRFLCPDCGRPVDLLKEDTYFFKLSAFQEKLLKYYKENPKFIQPSSRHNETVNFVKQGLRDLSITRTAFPWGIPVPSDLRHVVYVWFDALLNYISALDYPDGELFKKYWPADVHIMGKEIVRFHAVIWPAILMALEIDMPKKVFGHGWWTVDGKKMSKSVGNVVDPIALSEQYGVDAFRYFILREVPFGIDGDFSMQSFINRFNADLANDLGNLLSRSLTMIEKYFGGVVPEKPISEEDELSKELVSLIKATPQKVDESLNNLAFSDALENIWSLVITSNAYIEKQTPWALAKQNNTEQLAYVLNNLYEVLKVAAILVNPFMPDTAQNIWRQLNLPHDPAQNTDELLGIKIAGTIVKKGGSLFPRLAK, encoded by the coding sequence ATGAAGCCTAAATTTTATCTTACAACGCCTCTATATTATGTAAACGATGTGCCCCATATCGGGCACGCATATACGACAATTGCCGCCGATGTTCTTGCCCGATATAAAAGGACAAAAGGATTTGAGGTCTTTTTCCTGACAGGCACCGATGAGCATGGACAAAAAGTTTTCCGTACTGCCGAAAAAGAAGGCCGTAACCCGCACGAATTTGTAGATGAAATTGTTGTAAGATTTAAGAATGCTTGGGACAAATTGAATATCTCATATTCCGATTTTATCCGAACAACGGATATCGACCACACGTATGTGGTCCAAGCGGTCTTTGAAAAACTTCTGGCAAAAGGTTTGATCTATAAGGGAGAATATCAAGGCCTATACTGCGTTCATGATGAGGCTTACTGGAGCGAGAACCAGATGCCCCAAGACCTTGAAGGCCGATTTCTTTGTCCTGATTGCGGCAGACCGGTCGATCTATTAAAAGAAGATACTTACTTTTTTAAGCTCTCGGCTTTTCAAGAGAAGCTTCTTAAATATTACAAAGAAAACCCAAAATTCATCCAGCCATCTTCGCGCCATAACGAGACAGTTAATTTTGTGAAACAGGGATTAAGGGACCTTTCTATTACAAGGACGGCTTTCCCATGGGGAATACCGGTTCCGTCCGATCTTAGGCATGTAGTATATGTATGGTTCGACGCGCTATTGAATTATATTTCGGCCCTGGATTATCCTGATGGCGAATTGTTTAAAAAATATTGGCCAGCCGACGTCCACATCATGGGAAAAGAGATAGTCAGGTTCCACGCGGTAATATGGCCGGCTATTCTTATGGCTTTGGAAATTGATATGCCAAAAAAAGTCTTTGGGCATGGGTGGTGGACGGTTGACGGCAAGAAAATGAGTAAAAGTGTGGGTAATGTTGTCGACCCGATCGCATTATCCGAACAATACGGGGTTGATGCTTTTAGATATTTTATTTTAAGGGAAGTTCCATTTGGGATCGATGGCGATTTTTCTATGCAATCTTTTATCAATCGATTTAACGCCGATCTAGCCAATGATCTTGGCAACTTATTAAGCAGATCTTTGACTATGATCGAAAAATATTTCGGAGGCGTTGTCCCCGAAAAACCTATATCAGAAGAAGATGAATTGAGCAAAGAATTGGTCTCATTGATCAAAGCCACTCCTCAAAAAGTTGACGAAAGCCTAAACAATCTTGCATTTTCAGATGCTCTTGAGAACATTTGGAGCCTTGTTATTACTTCTAATGCTTATATAGAAAAACAAACCCCATGGGCATTGGCCAAACAAAATAACACCGAACAACTTGCTTATGTATTGAATAATTTGTACGAAGTCCTAAAAGTTGCAGCGATTCTCGTCAATCCATTTATGCCTGATACGGCGCAAAATATATGGCGCCAGCTTAACCTGCCTCATGATCCCGCCCAAAATACCGACGAATTGCTTGGCATAAAAATTGCTGGGACAATAGTGAAGAAGGGCGGATCATTGTTCCCTCGTCTAGCGAAGTAG
- the pstB gene encoding phosphate ABC transporter ATP-binding protein — protein sequence MAKIDICNLNMYYGAFHALKNVNVSILENVITSIIGPSGCGKSTLLRVLNRMNDLVEGVKINGSVKIDGEDIYSPATDLIALRIKVGMVFQRPNPFPLSIYENVAYGLRLHGEGRKSVISEAVEKSLDSVLLFSELKDRLKDPALSLSLEQQQRLCIARLLAVKPEIILLDEPCSALDPYSTLKIEELLQALKKDYTILIVTHNMQQAARASDYTFYMLLGEMIEFGKTNDVFTTPTDKRTEEYITGRFG from the coding sequence ATGGCAAAGATCGATATTTGCAACCTTAATATGTATTATGGGGCATTCCATGCGTTAAAGAACGTTAATGTTTCTATTTTGGAGAATGTTATTACATCAATAATCGGGCCGTCGGGGTGCGGGAAATCAACTCTACTTCGCGTATTGAATAGGATGAACGATCTTGTTGAAGGCGTTAAAATAAACGGCAGCGTTAAGATAGACGGCGAGGATATATACTCTCCCGCAACAGACTTGATCGCTTTGCGAATAAAAGTCGGGATGGTATTCCAGAGGCCTAACCCTTTTCCTCTTTCAATTTACGAGAATGTAGCCTATGGGTTAAGGCTCCATGGTGAAGGGCGAAAAAGCGTAATTTCTGAAGCTGTGGAAAAAAGCCTCGATTCAGTCCTATTGTTCTCCGAACTTAAGGACCGGTTGAAGGATCCGGCATTAAGCTTATCGCTCGAGCAGCAGCAAAGGCTTTGCATCGCGCGTTTGCTTGCCGTTAAACCTGAAATAATTCTGCTCGATGAGCCTTGTTCCGCGCTTGATCCGTACTCGACCCTAAAAATTGAGGAGTTGCTACAAGCGCTCAAAAAGGATTATACTATCCTAATTGTAACTCACAATATGCAGCAGGCGGCTCGCGCCTCGGATTATACTTTTTATATGCTTCTTGGCGAGATGATAGAATTCGGAAAAACAAATGATGTATTTACGACACCTACAGACAAGAGGACCGAGGAATATATTACAGGCAGGTTCGGCTAA